The Paroedura picta isolate Pp20150507F chromosome 2, Ppicta_v3.0, whole genome shotgun sequence sequence actattactgttCTGGTGGATAACCATAGCAAAACTTGTTCTTTACTAGCATATTCCTAACATATAGTAGGTTACACTGTTGTTTTGGGGTTGGCTTAAAACATTTTGCCCCTGAAAATCAAAACTCTCCCATCTTAACTGTAAGGAATCTCTAGATTGATATGGCTAAGGTCACATAAGAGTGTCAGAGGGTCAGCAAGAGGCCTGGTCTTGTTTTTTACAATTAACGTCATGAAGCAGGTTCTTCTCTTACATCTGAGGACCTGGTGATAGGCATCAACTGGGAAGCCACGAGACCACAGGCTTCAGGCCTGCAATAACGTGTGACTTATTCAAAACTCTGAAGCCCCCTTTCTAATATTATTTTTTCTAGAATTTAAAAAACTTTGGTTTGGCTGAAGAATTCATTGTTTTAATTAGTTGTATCGTGGGCCCAGTTGTTACAGAGCCCTGGGGCTTGGAGGGTCAGGAATATTCATTCTGTTTCTATATGATGTAGGATATACGAGAACTAATTTCCCATTTTAATTCTTGTAGTTTGTTATAGTTGTCGTGGACagcacagacagagagagagtttCTGTAACGAAAGAAGAACTTTACAAAATGTTAGCACATGAGGTGAGTACTTCTTGATCATTTTTGAGACTTCCTAGCTAGGTTGTGAGAAGTACTTTTTAATACCCCTGCCTCGTTACAAAAGTTGTATATTGAACACATggtgctgccttatactgaattaaacccttggcccatcatagtccttatggcaggggtagtcaaactgcggccctccagatgtccatgggctgcaattcccatgagcccctgccagcgactgccagcagtcgctggcaggggctcatgggaattgcagcccatggacatctggagggccgcagtttgactacccctgccttatggtcTACTCTGcctagcagcagctctccgggtTCTTAGTGGAGGTCATTCAGATCACCTTCTCGCTGATCATTGTGCCAGGATGTGCCTGGAGGTTGGACCCAGTGATAaatgagagaaaaggaaaatgtattTAGTGCATCTCTCCTTGCTCCAGAAGAATTGCTATAGCAATACTTAGGGCTTTCAAGTGGATTTTAAACCAAGTAACTGCATATGGAGCAATGGAATGTGCAGCAAATAGTTCACCTgatttaatttgcttttaaaattgTACCGGAGAAATACTTGGCCCTCGGTCTCGCATGCACAGAAAGGATAGTGGGGATACCAGTGTTTTCACTTAGCACAAGTATGCAGCAAGGACTACAGATAGATCTTTTATGGGATCCAAGCACTAGAAGCCTAGGTGATTGTATCAGAGCAGTGGTGTTTCCTTCTCTTTGATAGTCCGCTGAATCTGGCTTTTTAAGAACTGCTGGAAAGCCATCTTATTTAATGGATTAATCTGGTATTACTCTTCTGAAATGCGGCTGTACAAAATGGATGTAATATCTTGCTGGTCGTTGTCTAAATTATTAGACAGAGCCTCTTTAAAAActgaagcagatttttttttaagtcaagatTGTTTCATAACTAGTGAAAACAAGACAAATTGAACACCCTTTTGTGTTTGGTCCAGGATTTGAAGAAAGCAGGATTGCTCATCTTTGCTAACAAACAGGATGTTAAAGACTGCATGACAGTGGCTGAAATTTCCCAGTTTCTGAAGCTAACATCAATTAAGGATCACCAGTGGCACATCCAGGCGTGTTGTGCTCTAACTGGAGAAGGGTAAGACGTCGTGGTTTATTGATATGCTTCTGAACAGATCTTGTACATGCAACAAATCAATAGATTATTTCTCAGACTACTTAAAACTGCTGTAAACCCATTGATTCCAGTGGCATCAATATAATATTTCCTAGTTACAAAAGGAAGTATTAATGTGAAAGTTACCTGAGTGAAACTGAAGCATGCAAACTCTCTCATTGCTCACAGTCAGTacaaaaaaataatatatattaatgTTTCATTTACAGATTGTGCCAAGGACTTGAATGGATGATGTCAAGACTTAAGATCAGATGATTTTTACTCTGCAGAGACGTTGTACAGGAAGAAACAAAGTGCTGCATCTTTGGTTATCTTGACAGCCGTGAAATTAATGGCTTACGTTTATTTATCAATCAAAACTAAATTTCAACTTTATTTGCTACTTAACACACTAAGGATGCCTCTGCTGAGGGGGAAACTCTTAGAAGTTCAAGCATGGCTTCCCAAAAGCTTCCCCTGGAGCGGACTCCGGAAGCTGCACCTGATCCTTTTTTCTAAAAGTGAAATCACTTGAGATTGTTTAGTAAATAATGTGTGTGATGAGAATGAAAGGGAGGTGTTTTaacttttacattttattattccAGTCTAACTCAGTTGGAAAGGTTGACTTCATTCCAGTGATCAGTAAAGAAAAATCAGTGGCACAGGTATTGACTTCTCAGTATTGAAACTGATTCAAATGTGttacagaagcaaaaaaaaaaacatttttcccctGTATGTGTACTGTACATCTTGTATTATACCTCATGTTTAAAGTTGATAGGCATCTGTACAGTGAAATGGCAAACACCACTGACTCTGTCCACACTCTTGGCACTCTCTGCACCCTGGTCAAACCAATCCAATCCTGTGGATTGGAGTGTGCGGATTCCAACCACTCAGATCCTGTTACATTCAACAGAACAATATTGGTCTCAGTGAAAAGTACTCTTGAGCTTGTGAGCCTGGCTGTGAAAAGTGGTACCCGGAGGGATATTGCTAGCACCATTTGTGTATTTAATGCTTTCCATTCTACTCTTGTGTCAATGGTGGTGGTGACAGTCTAGAAaaccattttttattattataagtaTTTGCAGCTAGGAATGATTTGACAAGAGACTGAACATGGTTATTAAGATTTTATACTTTATTCTGGCATTTTAAGTGtaccaaacaaataaaatataaagggGGGCATCACATCTGAAAAGTCGATTTCTTGATGGCGTTGGCCAAGAACCATGACACAGTTAAACAAGATTTCACTTTAGGTCTGCACAGGGACAGTTAATATTTCTGTCTTAAGACATGTATAAGGTAATGCTAATAAGAAAAGAACTCCCTTTTTCTCTACCTCAGATGT is a genomic window containing:
- the ARL5A gene encoding ADP-ribosylation factor-like protein 5A; this encodes MGILFTRIWRLFNHQEHKVIIVGLDNAGKTTILYQFSMNEVVHTSPTIGSNVEEIVVNNTRFLMWDIGGQESLRSSWNTYYTNTEFVIVVVDSTDRERVSVTKEELYKMLAHEDLKKAGLLIFANKQDVKDCMTVAEISQFLKLTSIKDHQWHIQACCALTGEGLCQGLEWMMSRLKIR